The following coding sequences lie in one Lemur catta isolate mLemCat1 chromosome 11, mLemCat1.pri, whole genome shotgun sequence genomic window:
- the YKT6 gene encoding synaptobrevin homolog YKT6, with product MRLYSLSVLYKGDPKAVLLKAAYDVSSFSFFQRSSVQEFMTFTSQLIVERSAKGTRSSVKEQEYLCHVYVRNDSLAGVVIADNEYPSRVAFTLLEKVLDEFSNQVDKMDWPVGSPATIHYAALDGHLSRYQNPREADPMSKVQAELDETKIILHNTMESLLERGEKLDDLVSKSEVLGTQSKAFYKTARKQNSCCAIM from the exons ATGAGGCTGTACAGCCTCAGTGTACTGTACAAAGGCGATCCCAAAGCGGTGCTGCTCAAAGCCGCATACGACGTGTCTTCCTTCAGCTTCTTCCAGAGGTCCAG TGTTCAGGAATTCATGACCTTCACAAGTCAACTGATTGTGGAGCGCTCAGCGAAAGGCACCAGATCTTCTGTCAAAGAACAAG AGTATCTGTGCCATGTGTATGTCCGGAATGACAGTCTTGCAGGTGTGGTCATTGCTGACAATGAATACCCATCCCGGGTGGCCTTTACCTTGCTGGAGAAG GTACTGGATGAATTCTCCAACCAGGTGGACAAGATGGACTGGCCAGTAGGATCCCCTGCCACAATCCATTATGCAGCCCTGGATGGTCACCTCAGTAGATACCAG AATCCTCGAGAAGCTGACCCCATGAGTAAAGTGCAGGCTGAACTAGACGAGACCAAAATCATTCTG CACAACACCATGGAATCTTTGTTAGAGCGAGGTGAGAAGCTAGATGACTTGGTGTCCAAATCcgaggtgctggggacacagtctAAAGCCTTCTATAAAACT gCCCGGAAACAAAACTCCTGCTGTGCAATCATGTGA